In the genome of Terriglobales bacterium, the window CGCCGTCAACCTTTACTGCTCTATCGCCCGCCGGCTGCTCGCCTCCGTCTGATCACTCGGCTGCCTTTTCAGCTAGACTGATTCTTCATGGCGTCCGAATCCACCAACGCCCTCTCCGCGGCTTCTTCCTCGTATCTGCGCTCCGCCAGGCATCAGCCCATCCGCTGGCACGAATGGGGACCCGAGGCCTTCGCCGCCGCCCAGCGCGAGAACAAGCCCGTCCTCCTCGACATCGGCGCCGTCTGGTGCCATTGGTGTCACGTGATGGATCGGGAAAGCTACGAGAACCCGAACATTGCGGAAGTCGTGAACGAGCACTTCATCGCGGTCAAGGTAGACCGCGACGAGCGCCCGGACGTGGACAGCCGCTATCAGGCTGCCGTCTCGGCCATCAGCGGGCAGGGCGGCTGGCCGCTGACGGCGTTCCTTACGCCGGACGGGCGGCCGTTCTATGGCGGAACGTACTTCCCGCCCGACGACCAGTACGGGCGCCCTGGGTTCCGGCGCGTGCTGGAAGCCATCGCCGGAGCGTGGCGCGAGAAGCGCGACGACGTGCTGCAGTCGGCGGCCAGCGTGATGACCGCCATCGGCCAGGCCGAAACCTTCACCGGCCGCTCGGCCGAGTTCTCGCCGCGCATCATTGAGAACATTGTGCAGGCGGCGGTGCAGATGTTCGACCTGCGCCACGGCGGCTTCGGGCAGGCGCCCAAGTTCCCGCATCCC includes:
- a CDS encoding DUF255 domain-containing protein produces the protein MASESTNALSAASSSYLRSARHQPIRWHEWGPEAFAAAQRENKPVLLDIGAVWCHWCHVMDRESYENPNIAEVVNEHFIAVKVDRDERPDVDSRYQAAVSAISGQGGWPLTAFLTPDGRPFYGGTYFPPDDQYGRPGFRRVLEAIAGAWREKRDDVLQSAASVMTAIGQAETFTGRSAEFSPRIIENIVQAAVQMFDLRHGGFGQAPKFPHPAVMDLVLDRYARTREDYLRTVVDTTLEKMARGGVYDQLAGGFHRYSVDERWVVPHFEKMSYDNSELLKNYVHGYQATGNAFFAAVARDILRWMDEWLSDRKHGG